One genomic window of Bactrocera dorsalis isolate Fly_Bdor chromosome 4, ASM2337382v1, whole genome shotgun sequence includes the following:
- the LOC125778096 gene encoding uncharacterized protein LOC125778096: MKPFTCIVVIAAALIACGQAHSVQKRSLGALLGGLGGGGQGGGWSSGGGGGGWSSGGGGGGGGAGGIGALIQQKLGGLLGGGGGGRGGGGGQGGWSGGGGGGGHGGWSGGGGGGHGGWSGGGGGGHGGWSGGGGGYSGGHGGGGSSKVIIVKVVNAGGSGGGYGGGHGGWSGGGGGGGYGGGHGGWSSGGGGGWGGSGGW, encoded by the coding sequence ATGAAACCGTTCACTTGTATTGTGGTCATTGCGGCCGCACTTATTGCCTGTGGTCAGGCGCATAGTGTACAGAAGCGTTCTTTGGGCGCCCTGCTGGGAGGATTAGGCGGCGGTGGCCAAGGCGGTGGTTGGAGcagtggtggcggcggcggtggctgGAGTagtggtggcggtggcggcggcggtggtgcTGGCGGTATTGGCGCCTTGATTCAGCAGAAACTGGGCGGTTTGCTCGGAGGTGGTGGCGGCGGacgcggcggcggtggcggccAGGGTGGCTggagcggcggcggcggtggtggcggCCATGGCGGCTGGagcggcggcggtggtggcggTCATGGTGGCTGGagcggcggtggtggtggcggtcATGGTGGCTggagcggcggcggcggtggctaCTCAGGTGGTcatggcggcggcggcagcagcaaaGTCATCATCGTTAAAGTTGTCAACGCTGGCGGCTCAGGTGGTGGTTACGGCGGTGGCCATGGAGGCTGgagtggtggcggcggcggtggcggctaTGGCGGCGGTCATGGTGGCTGGAGCAGCGGCGGTGGCGGTGGTTGGGGCGGCAGCGGTGGTTGGTAA